A single genomic interval of Cucumis sativus cultivar 9930 chromosome 5, Cucumber_9930_V3, whole genome shotgun sequence harbors:
- the LOC116403919 gene encoding uncharacterized protein LOC116403919: MEQRFTELMTAIAQNQQAPAVPPAPVVPPVPAAPPAPAAPPAQGLAAQQPQTLPNQLSAEAKHLRDFRKYDPQTFDGSLEDPTKAELWLSSVETIFNYMRCPEEHRVQCAAFLLRDRGIIWWRTTMRMLGGDVRQITWDQFKDCFYTKFFSANLRDAKSQEFLELKQGHMTVEEYDQEFDMLSRFAPELVGNEQARADRFVKGLRDEIRGFVRALKPTTQAEALRLAVDMSIGKDEIRARSFDKGSSSGQKRKAEQRTVGIPQRNLRLGDPFCSFQQSSGGAGDTTREKPLCNTCGKHHLGRCLMGTRVCYKCKQEGHMADRCPLRSTGAGQSSQGAKPPQRGTIFATNRS, encoded by the coding sequence ATGGAGCAGAGGTTCACGGAGCTTATGACGGCTATAGCTCAGAACCAGCAGGCACCTGCAGTTCCACCTGCACCTGTGGTTCCCCCTGTACCAGCAGCTCCACCTGCACCAGCAGCCCCTCCTGCGCAAGGATTGGCTGCACAACAGCCGCAGACATTACCGAACCAACTTTCTGCTGAGGCGAAACATTTGAGGGACTTTAGGAAATATGACCCTCAGACGTTTGATGGGTCACTGGAGGATCCTACTAAAGCTGAGTTGTGGTTGTCCTCTGTGGaaaccatatttaattacatgagATGTCCAGAGGAGCATAGAGTTCAGTGTGCTGCTTTTCTTCTGAGGGACAGAGGTATTATCTGGTGGAGAACTACGATGCGTATGCTAGGTGGAGATGTGAGACAGATTACCTGGGATCAGTTTAAAGACTGCTTCTATACCAAGTTTTTCTCGGCTAACCTTAGAGACGCCAAAAGCCAGGAATTCTTGGAATTGAAGCAAGGACATATGACAGTCGAGGAGTACGACCAGGAGTTTGATATGCTGTCGCGTTTTGCCCCTGAACTTGTTGGTAATGAGCAGGCTAGAGCTGATAGGTTCGTCAAAGGATTGAGAGATGAGATTAGAGGCTTTGTGCGAGCACTAAAGCCCACTACCCAGGCTGAAGCGCTGCGCCTGGCAGTGGATATGAGCATTGGGAAGGATGAAATTCGGGCAAGGAGTTTTGATAAGGGATCGTCGTCTGGTCAAAAGAGGAAAGCAGAGCAGAGAACTGTGGGAATTCCTCAGAGGAACTTGAGATTAGGCGATCCTTTTTGCAGTTTCCAGCAGAGTTCTGGCGGGGCAGGAGACACTACTCGAGAGAAGCCACTATGCAATACGTGTGGGAAACACCACCTGGGTCGTTGTTTGATGGGAACGAGAGTCTGTTATAAGTGCAAGCAAGAGGGACACATGGCTGATCGATGTCCCTTGAGATCTACTGGGGCTGGACAGAGCAGTCAGGGAGCGAAACCTCCACAGCGGGGTACAATCTTTGCCACTAATAGATCATAA